The sequence TCCATACTGACCAGTCCATACTGACCAGTCCATACTGACCAGTCCACACTGACCAGTCCACACTGACCAGTCCATACTGACCAGTCCACACTGACCAGTCCATATTGACCAGTCCACACTGACCAGTCCATACTGACCAGTCCATATTGACCAGTCCATACTGACCAGTCCATACTGACCAGTCCATACTGACCAGTCCATATTGACCAGTCCACACTGACCAGTCCATACTGACCAGTCCACACTGACCAGTCCATACTGACCAGTCCATACTGACCAGTCCACACTGACCAGTCCATACTGACCAGTCCATACTGACCAGTCCACACTGACCAGTCCATACTGACCAGTCCATACTGACCAGTCCACACTGACCAGTCCATATTGACCAGTCCACACTGACCAGTCCATACTGACCAGTCCATATTGACCAGTCCACACTGACCAGTCCATATTGACCAGTCCATACTGACCAGTCCATACTGACCAGTCCACACTGACCAGTCCATACTGACCAGTCCACAGTTCATATTAACATTATCTCTGAGGATGACATTTTACCCATTGCAAGTGGGGAGATACAGGTCCTTGGCAGCAAAAGGGAAGCCctgtgtttcatattttcacCATTACACTACAGCCAAGCAAAGGAGTAGGTTGGACTGATCAAAGTTCAACTTCGATATCCTGTCCACTGGAGTTGCTTTCCTCATGTGCCGTCCACGattcaccagaggatcatcagATAAAGATATATGTTCAAAGTACACAATCCCATCATAAAGATTCTCTAAAGGATCACATTTTGGTCTCTGTGAGTGGGGAAAAAAGGAAGCCCTCTGTACTAGTACTCTAATTTTTGGTACTAGTATTTTCGTGTTGCTTCCAGTTTATTTCTTCACAATAATCGAAAGTACAAGTTTTACAAAGAGAGATAAAGTAAAACCAGCGAGAAATTAATAGAAGAAAAGGAAACATAATAGACAAAAACCAGAAATACTGGAAGCAAAGGAACAATACTGGAAGCAAAGAGAAAATAATTGTAATATATCAAGAAAGCATTCTTTAGCTCTGACAACATAATTTTTTGTATGATACCAAAGTAGCAGCATTAGACATTTGTAGATGAACGGGGTTAGCGCTGTAAAATAAGTTTTGTCAACATGCCTGTCTTGGGGTACAGACAATCTGTAATTATAACCCAACTTCAAAACTAGCTCTCTTGACATACAGGTGTGGCATTAACTGTACAAAATTTGACAGGTCGAAGTTTAATTTCTTTATGACTTCAATTTGTTTTACGTCTAAAGAAGTGGagaaaaatacaataattataTTCCTATAGCTAACCTTACCTTCAAAGGAGATGCTGCTTTGAACAAGTCAGTTGCTGTTCAGCCACGGAAGGACCAATGACCAATGTCTCTTCAGCGCTTGGATGAATGCAAGTAGTGTTGACACAGGCCAGCCAATTCAAAAATCTTATTTTAAACGCATccatttttacaaaaaaaacacattccCAATAAAAGCGGGTGGAATGTGTTTATCTTATTTGTTAATCTATACAATTACACATGATAACGATAAAAACCATTTCCACTATCACGATAATACTTTGCAAAAATtaattattcaatattgtttgttttatctcATGTTTAGAGGGTATAGGACATAAAACGAACAGCAagagaaacgcaagtttcgaaaaattGATATCTCAATTACGTAAGCGTTCACGTTTTTGTGTTctgtttatttacaaaacaaaaagaaataccGAGTTGCCTTCCTTTTACTGTTTAGTATAATATAGAGAACGTTATTGGCCGATACATTTGGGTACCTCCTGTGATGACCTTGCCTAATAATGTGTCAGTGAATGGGTTAGTTTTAGCCACTATTCCTACTTTCTAgtgaccagccaatccagtgatcaacacaatgAGGGTCGATCTATGTAATTGGGATGTGCAGATATGCGTCACATTTGTCTGGCCACCCGGTCCTGTTACTCGCCTCTAGTGACAACCTCGGGGTGCTGAAGATTCATTCCAGCCCCTATCTTCGGGAGTCTGATCAATTCTGAACGCTGGTCTGAAAAACaagaatgtatatatatatatatatatatatgtttcactTAGGTTTAAAGAATGTGGTTACATTttaatctacatctacatcgaaacgtcgctcaacgtaataaacaagaagttgtaatccataaagctgcatgtttcatttttgactcaccaacttctagaatgcatATTGAAGAAGCTATGCATTTACTTGGGCACATTTTTGCCTATGTCGGCACTCTAGGATGTGTCTTAGACTGGATGGGCGAGTGAATCGTCTCCATAAATCTATTCATGGCGGGTTACGTTATATTTTACACTATTGTCTAGCACACCTTAAAGGACCACTTTCTTTTTTGActggatgggtgagtgaatcTTCTTCTTCATAAATGTGTTCCATTTGTGGGCTCACATCCTGTTTTACCATACTGCCTAGGATACTTGCAAAGACCACTTGCTTCTCTGACTAGGTGGGTGGATGAGTGTGTACAGACACAGTGGTGATGTGGTCTTTGATGGTGACCCTGGCTGGAGACATTCAGGCACTACCGATATCCATTACGGAGTACCTCATCACATCACATCTGTGACTTATGTGGGCATAATGGAGGTTTGCAAGAAGAGATCATCTGGAGATACTACGCTGGAAGAGATAAGGGCTTGTATTCTATGAGTAACTATAAGTAACAGTTATAgtgcatatttatatataatgCGGTCATTTCACACTTGCAGCATGCTCAAGGCGAACAGGCGAAAATACGTAGAAAGGGATGATGACAAAGTTAGTATGATTCATAGAACTGGCAGAAAAGAATTATCAAACGTTGGAGAAAGTTTAGGATCTTGGGAAAGAAATTTGCACATGAAGGGAGCATAATGTTCAAGGGATATCTCAGATTTCTCAGAAGTAACTCACAACAACCTTCTGAGACCTTAGAAGTAGATATGTACTTGTGAAGCAAGATTTCAACCTGAGAAGCGTCACAAGTTAAAAATGGTTTCTCTCTCATTAATTTCCTATCTCATATTACTAATTGACATTTTATATATGGCTATAGTCATGTATATTGTGGAACCAGATGACAAATTCTAAGTCAGTTGACTATATCGAGTACACTTGTCTGATCTGTCTGTTATTAATGTTCCCGTAATGTCATTATCATTGTAGTACACACAGTTAAAACCCCTTGCTTGTAAAAGTCCACTAATGGGATCGTTTTTCCTGCTCTTTgggatttttcttttttttctcagaTCGATACGcgttaattcattcattcattcagtcagtcagtcattcagtcattcattcatgtGATTCTGCATGAAGATGCTCAAATGTTCCATTCTTACATTTCTTGGAATATGATAGCCAAAAACATATtatattacaatattatttttgttaaaTGCCTTGACAGTTTGTTATAATGTTTCAAACTCGGTTTGTCTATGCCCTTCACCCTtttaaacacacaaaacaaatagccggggattacactttcttagtaaagtacccTCAGTCAAGCATCTAATCGCCAACACACATAGGTGCCAGACTCTGAGACTATggtttcgaatcccggatgggactcataCCCCCAAAAGTACTctaatttgtactttactgagtaaGTCTAGTagcaaatatgacatacgtACATGTAAAATATGCCCGTTTCTTTCCAAAGTTTTTCGCAAATCACATCTCCGAATTTATCTATAAGCGATCGATATTTTTCAACGATTGTCCATCTTTATACCCATAAGTAGACCTACATACTTCTGCCAAGAAACAGCAAATGTACGTGGAAGAATACCTCATTATTGAATACCTACACTTACCTCAGCTAGGTTTCCTTTCGACATCAATAACTTCGACCATCattttacaatgtgtgaggcccattttttggtgtcccccgccgtgatatctctggaatattgctaaaagtcagAGTGCACCTACAAGTTATGACAGTACAATTATGATCACGTGTGTGTGGCGAGGTAAACAGAAATGACTTCATAGTGTAGCCATGTGAaaatcgaaccttggtcttgGCTGTGACGTGTGAACGcatgaaccactaggctaccccaccgccccagacaGTCATCACTCCTAATCATGGCTTTTAATGCTCAGACGTCTACATTTTGTCATACGTTTGTCGATTTGTCAGAGGCGAGAAATTTCcgaactgaatgttacaaatcGCGACATGTCAaaatgtcacattgtttagaaTAGAGTGTAATTTTCAGTGCATCTTATGTTTTCAATTATTATGTTTATAGTTCACATTAGCTAAATAATGGAAACGGACTACTTCATTGCCGATGCTAGCAACTCAATAAATATGAAACCATGGCAACAGCTTCAGGAAATAATTATTGTACCAACGTATTCTGCAGCTCACCCATCTTTGCGTACACACGTGTTTTTTACGGTGACGTGGACGTGATCTCATTATTGAATCAAGAATTTTTTTCTGTTGAGAGCACTGATGTTACTAGTCAAAGACCattaataaatgtttaaagaaaGCTAGTTACCGACACGTCTTATCATACTTACATTTGCTTAAACAACTCAAGCTCATGCGATGTCAATGTTGGTGTCGTCTGCTATGAACACTGCTCTGCGCATGCTACAGCCTAGCTATGGGGTTCTGGGTAATTCCCGGGTTGAAGTGAGTGGGCGTGTACACAAGGTGACGAGACAGATAGAGTGTTGGTTATCATAGAACCAACCGGTCGAATTTTCGTTGACTGGTCATAATTCAAAACAAGTGGATAGATAAAACCATTGTCAGTCCATACTAAGCTTTGCTACTGAAATTTATTTGATAAAGCCTGCTTGTTTTTTATAAGGAAAAAAGATACTGATTAACATGTATTTTCCCCATGAAGTACTCCACATGACGTAAGTATATTGTCTCTGATTCTTCAGAATAATTCAGTGTGAGGTTATGAATTGAGCGTTAATTAAACATCAATACTCTTTTGATATTAACGCGTTATTAATCGCGAGTTTTTTATCTTGGTGTCATAAGATCGTATGTTGGGTATGTTGGGTACGTTGACTGACTTGAGTCACTATGTTTCGACAATGTTCATCTTTTGATTCACGTTTGCAATACATGTACGTTTCTTTCAtttcgctctctctctctttctctttctcccTCATTCTTCCTCTCTCCCTTTCCGGGTACCTGGTTACTTCCAATCAAGGTAGAAAATGGCCCGTGAATGTGTAGGTTaaaatagtccttcagcaacccatgcttgccataaaaggcgacttcgATAGTGGTGagagatgactaacgggatcggatggtcagactcgctgacttggttgacagatgtcatcggttcccagttgtgcagatcgatgctcttgctgttgatcactggattgtctggtccagactcaattatttacagaccgccgccatatagctgtaatattgctgagtgtggcgcaaaTCTAAATTCACCCATTCACTGAAGGTTTCACGTTTGCAATATGTTTCTTTCCTTGTGCGTATTTGGTTTCAGGGTCCGTCATGGATACTTTGATGATGTTGTGGATTGGATGTCTAGCTACTTCCAGTCAAGGTAGAACACAACAATAAACTGCAGAACTTTGTGGTGGCTTCAATTTCTTTCAAGATGTTAAAGCTGCATTTTGTATTCATATTGTATATTCATACATCGTAGTCCAACAATCTATTCACATTTCAGGTGCCCCTTTTAATGATAACCATTACTGTACAGATTgtgatgttgttttctgattatGACAGCCGGCCAGTGTAAGGACAGACAGCACTGCTCACAGTGTGACAGCAGAACTGGACGTTGTATCACAGACTGTGACACTGGGTACTATGGTGGAAAATGCGGGTTGGTATGCAGCCAGACCTGTAGAAACCACTCTTGTCGTTTGTCAGACTCTGGCATAGGTGCTTGTACTGATGGTTGTGTGCGAGGATATTTTGGCACTGGCTGCAACATACCATGTGACAAACCAGGAGTTAACTGTACACTATGTCCAGGCCGTTGTGATGGAGGATATTCTCAGCTGGGGTCAGCCTGTGTGTCTGGATGTGTGGACTCCAACTACGGGACTCGCTGTAAGGCGTGTGTAAGTCGATGTAAGTCCTGCAACAGGGTCAATGGAGTGTGCCGAGAGTGTCAGCATAACATTCTTGGAGAAAAGTGTGAATATTCCTGTAAACGCTGCACGACTCCCTGTACATCCGAATGCTTAAGGGGCTGTGCAGCTGGGTTATATGGACGCGTCTGTAACAAGACCTGCAGCAAAAACTGTCACACTCCCAGTTTGATTGAGAAGGATGGTGAATCTAGTGCTCAGACTGTAATACTTGACACTAATGAATGTCACCAGCATAGCGGGTACTGCACTCATGGATGTGAAGATGGATGGTATGGTCCACAGTGCACGTCTACGTGTAGCTCTCACTGCATCAATGGGCGATGTAATATCACAGGTGAGTGTACTGAAGGATGTGAAGATGGATGGTATGGTCCACAGTGCAGGCCTAGGTGTAGCTCTCACTGCATCAATGGGCGATGTAATATCACAGGTGAGTTTGCTGAAGGATGTGAAGATGGATGGTACGATCCACAGTGCACGTCTACGTGTAGCTCTCACTGCATCAATGGGCGATGTAATATCACAGGTGAGTTTGCTGAAGGATGTGAAGATGGATGGTACGATCCACAGTGCACGTCTCGGTGTAGCTCTCACTGCATCAATGGGCGATGTAATATCACAGGTGAGTTTGCTGAAGGATGTGAAGATGGATGGTACGATCCACAGTGCACGTCTACGTGTAGCTCTCACTGCATCAATGGGCGATGTAATATCACAGGTGAGTGTACTGAAGGATGTGAAGATGGATGGTATGGTCCGCAGTGCACGTCTAGGTGTAGCTCTCACTGCATCAATGGGCGATGTAATCACACAGGTGAGTGTACTGAAGGATGTGAAGATGGATGGTATGGTCCACAGTGCACGTCTAGGTGTAGCTCTCACTGCATCAATGGGCGATGTAATATCACAGGTGAGTGTACTGAAGGATGTGAAGATGGATGGTATGGTCCACAGTGCACGTCTAGGTGTAGCTCTCACTACATCAATGGGCGATGTAATATCACAGGTGAGTGTACTGAAGGATGTGAAGATGGATGGTATGGTCCACAGTGCACGTCTAAGTGTAGCTCTCACTGCATCAATGGGCGATGTAATTACACAGGTGAGCGTACTGAAGGATGTACAGAAGGATGGTACAAGATGAACTGTTCCAGCCAGTGTAAGTCTAAGTGTTTGAACTCAAGATGTACGATTACAGGTGATTGTACTGACGGTTGTATTCCTGGATATTTTGGAAGAGAATGTGAATCCTGCCCTAAAGGATGTTGGTGTAAAACGTGTCTGACAAGCAGCGGATCCTGTAGAAGGGGATGCTGCCGTGGATTGTTTGGACAATATTGTAACAGGTCTTGTGATGTGTGTCTGGATGGGGAATGCCTTCAGATGACAGTTCCTGCAGGAACTGTTTCACTGCTGACTGCACAGCTCAGTCATGTGAAGGTAAGCTGATCTGAATGTCGGTCGAATAAATCCCTCAAACCATAAAAATTCATTTTCGTGTATCATTAAGATGAACCATTTGCGTGACTGGCATTATAAAAGTTGTTAAGAAACAATAGAAGGTGGGGGTGGCTAAAAAGACTGATAATTGGAACTATATTCCATAGGATAAATTGTTTAATATCACTGATGTAAAAATAGTGTCTACGATGATATTGTTCATAAACATTTGTGGTAAAATACATTTCAATTTCCATACACAATGCACAAAATAAACATGCTTATTATTCTCATCCTTTAAAACATTTTGGATCAGCATCTAACCCGGCTGTCAATCAACAATCAGTAAGGAATTATTGTATGTTTGATTGACaacttagaccttggtgattgACAATGAAATACACCATGATTTAAGACAAACGTTTGATAATTCATTATGATATAACCTTTTGACACATTTTCAAATAACAGTAACAACCCAAGAAAAGCTATACTGAAACATCGCTTAATGAAGTGTATTAAAGAGGTTGTCATAGAATAAAAACGTGCCAGCATACCTTAAAATCGAGACACGATAAACTCATCGTTCTGTCTGTTCCTTAACAGGTGAACCTGATGAAAGTGATGACAGAAGTATCAAAATAGCACTGGGAACAACATTGGTGGTGTTTGTTGTTATCATCACCATGGCAACGTGCTTCTGGTTTCTGATACATAAGGACTCGAAAAGGTGGCTCTGATGATCATTACGTTATTTACGTTTCCTCTGAATACCAAGCCATTTTCGTCAAGGCCTGACACGAACCAGTCTCGAATGTCTACCAAATATTGTACCACGGCATATAAAAGATAATACAACTATGGACATGATGTGGACGTGGTGTCAAAATCAGGTGTGACACCAGGTGATCCTGAAAAGGGTGAGGGTGCGCTGCTCAACAAATATCACCCATCGCCCAAAATTGCCAGTAAGAAACTGAATCAAGATTGAGCTATGAGCTGGGATATATGACACATTGTCAAGATTATCTCAATTGTCATTGATTTCGTTCTGAGACCATTGTGAATTTTGACAGATAGTCGAGACTGGTTATTTTCTGTCATTAGCATGCAAAATACGTGGTCTGAGGTCTTGGTTTTTCTTCATTAGGTCAGTAGTGTACATCAGCTATGCTGAATGAACGAAGGAGGAATACTTTGCAGGGACAATATAATTGCCCACTACTTCACTTTAAAGTTGACGTATACATCTGCACTAGAACACATCGGAAGTATGTCCCACTTCACATACACCGTTTCAACCCAATCAGTAAAGTGTAGTTTCAGTGGGTTTCTCTTGTCTGAAGACCGAAACCATACTGCATGATATGCACCAAACAAAGAAAATTCCTGCAAACAATAGCTTACTAATCTGGTAAACACGTCATTGCCAACCATCACATGTCACTACATTATATAGATAGACGCTGTATTTGGACAATCAATAATTTACATAGATGCAAGTTTCACTGTTACATGACAAAATTGATATATTGACCCTGTGTTTTGATAAAATCCTTCATCATGCTTCCATATTTGTTCAGGGAAGTGGAAACTGACACTGAGATCACGTGCCCACAGGAGATCGAAGTTAGACAGTAACGTGCATGCAGACTGCCACGTGACGCAGGTCACATATACAGTGACATCGAAATAGGGAAATAGGCCCGGTTATAGTATATCTTTAGCTGATACCTTCTCCACAATCCCACAAGAGTGTATTCCTCGGGGGTCTCTCTCGATGTAATAAAGATGTTGTTGTCTACCTTATATTGTAAGTATGTTCCAATGTAATAAAAATGTTTCTATCTACCGTGCGTTCTAAGTACATTCCAACGTAACAGCGATGCTTCTATCTATGTTCCAATGTAATAAAAATGTATACCTGATATAGCATGTACGTCACGATGTAATAAACATGTCTACGTTGCATTATAGGTACGTTAGGGACGTAAAGTGTAAAATACCTGATCAAATAACATCCGTCTTCTGGATCTTCCCACTTCCAGCAATCTGTCTGTATATttgacatattgtacccatgtcgggaatcgaacccgggtctttagcaAGAGACGAGAAAactctttaaccattaggctacccaaccgccccaaTAGTGGAAGATAAAATGTTAGTCAATGTTAGTCAGCTAACCGTGCACATGAAACTTAAGTCAAGCATATACAATAAATGTGAATTTTCCTTACGCTCGTCTGGTAAGATACATCTGCGGTAGATAAAACACATTGTTCCGAATCGGGTCTTTTTCCTGCTTACTCACATTTAAATAATTTTATCTGGGCAATACGGAAAACGGAAACCAAAGCTGTTTGTCTCACATATGACATTAATCACAAAGTGAAAGGGGTGTCATAAAAAACACGCAAAGCAAAACTAGTTCAATCTTCAATAAAAGAAATTACCAAACCCCTATTTTTATTGATTCATTATGGTGCAGTGGTCAGCTATTACGGAAAATCCTGACACATTATCAAAATGGCGACAATGGCAGCGTGACGGTCATTCCAGTATTACTGAAATGATCAATTTCCCCAGCATTCTAGCAAAGATAGCCTACACCACTATCCTCCGAGAACGTTATAGAATTCACAACACACGACGAGACCATCAAATCTAATAAGCAAGATAATCAAGGGCAGGTAATTCCAAGACAGCTTATGAGACATACCGCTAAAACTCCAACTGAGCAGACAGGGTGCGAGGTTATGAGACATGCCGCTAAAACTCCAATTGAGCAGACAGGGTGCGAGGTGCgagaagaaaaaacaacaataaaaacttTATGACCCACAATAACTATCAGCTGttacaaattacaaaaaaaacactATCATTgtaatatcacaataagaattcGCATCTATGATAACACAGTAAGGGCAAGTTTTAGTTGAATCGTTGGCAAAGTTGTTCAAGTTAGTAAAACACTTTTAGGCCGAAACGTTCGGCCACACACTGCCAATTCATGCGTCCACACGCAGCATTTTAGCTCTGTATAAGCACGTGAATATGCGAAATATGGCTAAACGTGCACCTCGAAGATTTTGCAAAAGGCTTGTCGAGGACTGGTGTAAACAGACGGTGAATCGGTGAAGCGAATCGGCCATACATCTCAGCTGACAGAAAACCACCAAAATGATGCCACGGCTAACAGCTCAAGACACATAGAGAACCATGGGTATGAGCAGATGGGCATCTACAACCATATTGCAAGAGTCCTGAACTGTACACGTGGGACCATCCTCAGACGCAGACTGTCAGCATTCTAGACAGGCCACGATCAGGCAGACCGCATATGAAGAGCTCACGGGAAGACCGCCTTCTGCCTACTCCCTATGTGTGCAACCGGCTCATCACGGCAACGGAAACGGAGGTAACAGGTCCTGGACATGTCATCAGTCGACGTTCGACGTACGACGCCTAAGTGCACAATGTATCAGAGCTCGACGTCCCCTGCGTAGGCCAGCATTGACCCAGGAACATCGTTGTCGTAGGTCACAGTGGGCAAGGACGTATGTGGCTGTTACTAAATTGGCAGCGAGTGGGTTTTTTTAGAGACGGAATTCACCATGTTCCGTAATAATGGCTGGGGGCGAGTATACCGTCGCAGAGGAGAAAGGGTAACGACGAACTGCGTCCAAGAGATCTATCCTTTTGGAGGAGgtggtgtgatggtgtggggaTGAATATGTGGGAATCAACGTACACGACTGGTCGTAATACGTGGAAACGTGAACACTCGGAGATACAGAGGTGGCAATACAATTTCCTCACCAGCAACAACGGGGAACTCTTATGTAACACGACAGCACCAGGCTCCACACAGGTGAATTGCCCAGAACTTCTTGAACGCCTAGAATGTCCAagttcttccatggccagcACGCTCACCGGACTTAAACCCTACAGAGCACTTGTGGGACCACCTGAATCGCCAGGTGAGGGGACGACTACAACCTCCTGTGAACCGACAAGAACTTGCAGACGCTCTCGGGAACGAGAGGAATCGAAATCCAAATGATGTCATTCGATGGCTGAGACGGCGTGTCTGGACGTGTATCGCTGCTAGCAGTGGTCACGTCCATTATGAAGGATGTGTTTGCGTAACCAGATACTTGCAATGACAGGCATTCCATGACGGACTCTTGTTGTATCTGTGAACTGTGCTGTTCCTAATCATCTGTCCATTACATGACACGAGAGTGCCATCTGTGATGAGTTTCTCatggacacagttggtgcattgtCCAAAATGCTGGCTTCATT comes from Haliotis asinina isolate JCU_RB_2024 chromosome 13, JCU_Hal_asi_v2, whole genome shotgun sequence and encodes:
- the LOC137259703 gene encoding uncharacterized protein; the protein is MNVTSIAGTALMDVKMDGMVHSARLRVALTASMGDVISQVSVLKDVKMDGMVHSAGLGVALTASMGDVISQVSLLKDVKMDGTIHSARLRVALTASMGDVISQVSLLKDVKMDGTIHSARLGVALTASMGDVISQVSLLKDVKMDGTIHSARLRVALTASMGDVISQVSVLKDVKMDGMVRSARLGVALTASMGDVITQVSVLKDVKMDGMVHSARLGVALTASMGDVISQVSVLKDVKMDGMVHSARLGVALTTSMGDVISQVSVLKDVKMDGMVHSARLSVALTASMGDVITQVSVLKDVQKDGTR